taagtggtgactatgattaagtatgttctcaattgtaaagatgactcaaatctgtggggatgatgatttttaacatgtcatgtaccattggaaatccctgaggtgaacgttggaaggtttaggttatgttttgtttctttgttttgctcgaggactagcaaaagctaagtgtgggggaatttgataggagcatatttatgcaccttagttagctagttcttatgcatttatgttgtgttttcttacttaatttagtgtttaaagtcattttcgtgtgtttataggttcatttggctaaggatgcaaaaggatgcctttcggagccttttggagcaaattagagattggaatggattgcatatgcttaaagccaagtagatggacgaaattgaagaccaaaggaatgaaaatgaagaacaaagagttcacattcatcaccaacacaaccatgcatccacacattctttccccatcattgccgtgcaaaacaccatcattgcaccacaatccccttttgccgtgcactcccatcctttaccattgcagtcacatgcacattccacttcatcatttcagatttccaccatcaacaaagaaccattcattaatcatttacactttaatcattcaaccacattcacacatcacccattcacctttgtgccatgcttctacctttgttcaagcccttccacataacctgccttcattcattcagaaaatgcattccttgccgtggcttacatgcacttcccactacctttcatttcagccaaatcacatgcattcccacatgcatttccacccacatacacccataatcattcaacacatgcatccataatcatttctcaaaaccgtgcatttcatgttcattccaacctttaatccacatgcactccctttaaataatcaacccacatgcaccattcaaacataaacccattcaccaccagaaaacaaccatgccgtgggttcccattccagatttccagcattcccttttattttctgtcaaagcacatgcatctcctatcaccatttcagctttccacctaattcctagtcatcatgtcccccccatttcacctataaataagcatgcattgcagccacaaaacacacactcttccatttcagaaaaccatctctcatacacattcattcacgccagaaattcctcccctctctctagcactaccatacttcaccattcttcatattttctgcccaaaaacactccttgccttcccctacatccatccctaccctaaacacatcattctacatcatccataaccaccaaaactcaccaaaaccccttgtgccgcagcaactagaggagaagaggcctaaacgttcatacaattcaagattgagttgttggaatttttaggtgtacttcgattcttgttttcaatatttactttgttattactctctaagtttgttgtaatcatgagtggctaaacccctaattagttaggggaaagtttgaagccatgaacatgtttgaaatatgaattgatttcttccaattgtgatttgttaagttgtgattgtaattcaattatcatgtttattaaaaacttgtttttgtatgttgattagggatgcatacttagtcttcatgcataaactcgatgctagtttataaacgagtttcacctaatcgtcacaagtttataaacatgagtagtgaaggttgctagtcacaaccgcgttaattgaattcttggcaaaagtatcatgcattcatagttacaattgcctcgtcaacacttataattttcatagagcataatgatctctcattgtatctcttctatgcattcatgttgagaaccattggagaatgatttgaattgtcgcatgcatcatccaattcaataacataaggaaaatttgagagttaattagtgcatcacggttaacttggggtgttgagcatcatagttaatgaaaaacaattggagaatcgattcatatttataaatgtatcatgtgtggagaatggacctctaactaatccatccatcatcttattTCTCAAATCTGTTTATACaacctgcctagtttattaacttgttttgttaattcaaatttcgtcaaatcaaaacccccctttactttcttgttccttggtgcttaaaatctgtttagtttatgttttaaagtgttttgattcaatttatttcccaaaattcgtccaaattcaccaaagtgctcaaaactgcccagaaagtgattttaaggctgttttgagtgttttgggtgatgtttgagtcttttggtttgttttaatgttttaaagtttagttttgcattctttgagtctagtatagtgtttcatattgttattttacgtttttgagtcaatttagaggttttagcaagccctcctaatccccggtctagaacgatccctacttgcatccttactacaatttgacaacaagagggttaatttgtgtgcgtataaatctcgcatcagaatgcttttgggttctttctatccttagttttagtacaatgtttattttaatttggttttcaattatgatgaacatgaggaactaatttctttatagttggaggtgaattcgatgccatgattatatgtttaatttgaattgattacatccagttattgtttcttgagtcttaaatgtgatttgcttatctgagttatcaaaacttgtttatgtatgttgattgagggttgacacttaatttgcatgcatgaatttgatgctagagtataagagagtttcacctaatcgttatgaacttatattcaaaagtagtggaagtcactagtcatgattgtgttaagtaaatccttggtaggagtatcatgcttttcatagttatgaatgcatcgtcaatgcttatggctttcaaagaacttaatgacctttgatatgtctttctatcatgcttttcatagttagggaacttgataaggataatttggttgtgatgcgtatccccttcaattcaatgagttaaggaaaatctgaaagttaatttgtgcttttcacggttaatttggggcattgtcattcatagtctaaagaaataataactggaaattggtttgtatgcatatgtcatgtgtggagaaggagtctctaactagcctttcaccctttttaattcaccaaattcgtttttataaagtgttttatgcaaagtttctgttttaagttttaaattcgtcaaaaacaatcccatttccattaagtcttgttatttgagtcaaaatctgttttcttttagtctcttgagtcaagttaagtcttattttcgtcaaaatcacttgttaggtctagaattgagtcttttttattgtttactgctgttttgagtgttttgagtcaattttgagtctatagagtctaatttagtgtttttaagtcttatttgtgttgattagtatccctagttaatccccggtctagaacgatccctacttacgtatatactacaattgtcaacattagaatttaatttgtgtgttaagttaattttcacatcacttaTGAGACTCGTTCCTAAGAGAAAGCTTACACAAATGATTGAAAGACGCATTCAAGGTAGCACCAAggaaagaaaaactaaattaatGTCTAAAATATCACATTTTTATGCATTCTACTAGGTGATCATTGGACGTCATATATTTCAGTGGAGGACTAGGTCGCGTTGCACGCTGCAGAAAAGTATATGGCTATATATATGACTCTAGACAAAGTTGATTTTAATActattattactttttgtttactttgaCCTTTCTACTTGTTAAAACATATTCAGTAAATGGAAAACTAGATTTAGTCCTTAAAAATAAttacttttatataaatacaatgagtaagattaaaaactaattttagtGATTTGACTCGTGTCAAAATCATTTATAATGCACGTCATATTTAATTTCTTCAATGTAACTTTACTATGTTTTGTCTTCCTATATTATCCCTAAATATTGCTACTAAATGGTTTCTATTGCAgcttattttatctgacaagggagagagagaggcgtGCCAGCAGAGAGAATTAGAGTGagatatgtgtttgtagggttgtatAGAGGATGCTTTATTCCCTCTatgcagtgcctttatttatagtaaaggGGAGGGAAGAATCTTTCTCCTTTAAGAAATACGtgtcctaatagggaagaataattagtataaaatctaatttaggatttacacaatcacactttaatACAATGCTTATAACACTCCCCTTGAGTGTatatactcaagtagattcggcatcatgtagaGTTGAGAAAGTCGACTCGTCGACATTGGTTCTGGGAACACGCTAGTCTCAAACAAAAGAAGGAACCTGCATAAACTAAGTAACCCaatggctatggtaaaacccaagtaGGGACAAAACCCATAGTCCAAGAAAAAGTGTGtaagaaaatgcaaagtcaaatgaaacatCTACGGGAAGTCATcaaggatatgatcaacccaaggtgggtgccccGTCAAAACCTCATTAGGTAACAAAAACCCAAAGGGAAAATtgctcctaatcatagggaaAAAGATGACAGTAAGATCAAacaagtatacttcaggatactccccctgagtttgacataatttaaaagagaaTTAACAACGTTACAAGAAAGTTTACACATACCTATTCGTtaaacaagcttctgaaacgtcaccttcggtagtgatttggtgaagaggtccgCCAGGTtatcttgtgaacggatttgcgtgacttcaatcttctgatgctcttgctgttgatgtgagaagaagaacttcggtCCAATGTGCTTGATGTtatctcctttgatgtaaccctttttgagttgttcgatgcatgctgcGTTATCTTCATAGATCGTCATGGGGACGTCAACGACAAGGTAAAGATCGCAAGAGCCTTGAATATGGCCCATAACTACTCTCAGCCATAACCATTCCCACGTAGCTTCTTGTAAGGCAAgtatttcagcatggttagaagaagtggcaactaaggtctgtttagttgacctccaagatattaccgtgcctccaacggtaaagacgtAACCCGTTTGAGAGGGCGCCTTGTGCGGGTCAGATAAGTAACCTGTatcggcataaccaacaaggtggGAACGACTCGAGAACCAGGGGGGTTGTGGCATCACTTGAGGATCCATAGGGATATAATAGGCCCAAATccatagtacccttaaggtaatagaagatgtctttaacactAATCTAGTGTTTGTATGTCGTGCATTACTATATCTTGCCAAAACATTAACAGTGAAtgagatgtcaggtctagtgcattgagatAAGTACAATAAAAcgcctatcacacttagataaggaacttcgcATACCAAAATCTTCTTCATCCTCCTCCGAATGGTTGGCAAGCGTTTCCTTGCCACACAGTTTGGAAACTTGATACCGGATAAGAACAAAGCACAATATACATAAACAGCAGCAAGGCCGGTCCCAAGAGTTGAATGGCTTCTGCTTTGATTAAAACAATTGCTTTTGCATAATACGTTAAGCATATAAAACGGACCAGGAGGAAGATGCTATTATAGTATTTTTCCAGTACATGACCATGAACCTAAAACCCATAATCACCCAAAAGAATTTTTGTCCGTATGGGGTTTAGGTTCTTTTCTTGGTCGCCAAGCAACATACTTTGAGGGATGGTGAAAAAGTCGAACAACAGATTTTGAATGAAGCAAAGTGATACGGAACCATGAATCATTTATTCATAAGGATACAATTATAATTACAATCCGATTAGCTCCagatttggttttcaaaatgaATGGCCGTTCATCATGTGTCTGCATAAAAATCATCAAGGACAATCCGAACTATGAGCGGTATCCTACCTACATGCAAACCATCTTCCGAAAACATATTTCCGAAGGAGAATCTTCCTTGAATTCTTAATAGGGAACCAAAAGTAACCTTAAACTCCAGCTACTTTACAGTAGAGTTGAATGACAAAATTGATGGCTTAACTCTCACAGACACACCTGCAGGCGTTATAATATGAGCATTGTAGATAGAATTAACTGGACCTACATTTGTGACCGTTCTTGATACTGTTGTGCTCTGCTTCAGCTCATGAATGGTGATAGAAGGAAGATTAAGGTTATTAATGAAGTTGGTTCACTTTCGGCATGTGATCTTAGCCTTCCAGCTTAATTATTAAAcaacactaaaacactaaagCATTAATTCCATTTTAGACTTACAAATTTGGACTTGGCTGTCTCATTGGtccagtttttgttcttcaagGCATAAGCAATCTCAAAAGTATCAATCTCATGAAACTGGGAACCTTCTGccatttattaatttatcttcAAAAATAGTAATGATATACATAATAAGATCAAATACAATGCCAGAAATTAGATAGCCATAGAAATGGATCATGCTAGCAATCAGATTCTTAAATACCACAACCCTTATATTGAGTCAAAATCATTATCCCACAAACCAAAAACAGATATGCCAAATTTTAATTTGCTACAAACAACATAGCACTAAAACACTCATTACTTAACATGTGTATACTCCTCACTATGTAGACAAGTGGGCAGAACCAGCGTGACACTCATGGGTTTTTTGTGCTCGATTTATCTTGGTGGCTTGGCTCCAGCAGTTCAGGCAGTtggcctaattttttttttttttgttttcaaattcctAATATCAATTCCCATAATTTGGCAATATTTTGAGTATAATGTATGCACAAtttatgtaaaatttaaaatttgtaaaatataaagttgtttcatgcattatggtggAGGTTCACGCAGTCAAGGTTGAAAAAATATTAAGATAAACATCGTTATTTTGGAAGAAGCTGGATTACGTGATGGtattgatgaactggtttgtAGGAGTTACTCTTCCGGATTTCGAATTTCCATCTTCAAAGCTTGTATCACATTcaatacaagaaaaataaattgaatcaataaaagtatatgagtttaataaaacaaaaattgaatcaaataataataattgaaatgTAATACTCTTATGATTGAAGATGAACAAATTCTCTGTAGCGCAGCATCAAGAGCATGTTGATAATGTGTTGTGGCCTACAATTAACTGAAGCAAAAAGAGGGTGCggcatagagagaaagagagatggagAATTGGATTGAGGAATTTTGTGTGTTATTTCTCATtccttgtgcctttatttatagtaaaccaAGGAGCTTTCCTTGCCTTGCAATTAATACAATCCTAAAGGAAAAATTTATTCTAGTATCCTAAATATAATCTACTAATGATTTACACAATACATAGGTACTAAAAGTATATTCATTAACAGGTACTTAATTATTCTCCATAAGGTAAGTACTTATAAGGGAACAAGATTCAAGACTTATTCAAAACCGTAAATAAATCAATCGTAATTGTACAAGCAACCACATCTTTACATAGACAAGAAAACCTAGATATTAGGTTGTAGTCACCACTCCCCATCACCTTATCTTGTGATGAGTTGTGAATACCACCTTTTTTCCTTGAATTATGGCAGCTGATTGTGCCGAGAAGATTGAGCTGTGTTGTCCCGCATTCCATGCCTTCCCTCACTCAATTCCAATCTCATATATATGTCTTGTAATCTTGTAAAGATCTCATGATGAAATATAAATCAGCATATTCCCACTCAATACTAACTTCGAAAATAAATACAATCTCATAAAACTACTCAATACCATAATACTTTTCTTTTATAACACAAACATAATCCATATCCTTGGACAAATTTGTCAACAGAGACATTCAAATATCATCTGAACATCATTTATTAGCAAGCATAACAAGACGTCGATCACATTGTACAGCATAATTATACTCTTAAGTATTGACAATGGGATACAGTTCATATCGAACATTACAGCTCCCACCTACAACACGCCCACCTCGTTTTGCATCGCAACAGTTTGGGAGTTCGCTTATTGCACTATCAAGACACTTTTTACAATCAACCCCAGAGAGGTCCCTCGTGCATTGAGCAATGCCATAAAGGGTTGTGAATGTATCGAGTTGTACCTCACCAGTAGCATAAAGCTTTTGACTAGCTTCAGAAGCTTCATTAGATAACCCACTTAACAACTCTTTAACTTTCTCATTGAATACTTTCCCATTCTCTACTTCTTCGACGTTCCACATATAGAACCTGTTCCTGCTATCAATTTGCCCAAAAAAGCTCACATCTGAGTACTTTAAAAGGCAGTGATCGTACCAAATTATGGCTCCTTTACGATAAGGGCAGCGCTCGCGAAGCTCTTTGCTTGCGTCAACCACGCAAGTTTTGCAATCTTCGCTTGAGACATCACCACGGCAAAGGGCCAAGCCATTCACTTGGTTTTTAGCTTGGCCAGTTGAACCAAGGCCAAAGCCAGTAGGAGGAACTTTGGTGTATAAAAGATCGAACAATGAGTTCAAGTTGTCACCATATGGACTATCAGCAGTGTAGTTTTCTGGGCTGAAACAAAAATGGTAAAGTGGGGAGGCACCAATTGCAGAATGGTGTAAAAGGCAAAGCACTAAGAGACCCAGAGGGATTGATTTGAAGAAGAACATGTTGGATTTATGATATATATCAAAGAACGCAGTcggtatatatacatatataagaaGCTTCTAAGATATTGGTTGTGACGGGAGGCGAAattgttgactttttttttttttttttcctttaataaGTTTCTAAGATATTGATTGTGACTGGAGTTGAAATTGTTTGTGACTGGAGTTGAAATTGTtgacttttattttattcaaccTCGTCAAAAGTCTCACCAGCCAATATAATAAACTTGACCTTACTTATGGGATATTGACCTAGTTCTGGAGAAATTAAACTTCCACGAATGACGTTGAAAGACGAATTCAAGCTAGCCACGAATGTTAGTATTAAAAGTAAAATATCTAAAGCATCACACATTTTCAAAGCACTATACTGGTCGCTCTTTGGAACTTACATATGGATTGTGAATTGTCTGTCTGGTGCTACTTTTCAGTGGATGATTAGGTCAAGTTTTGCTCCTTTGGATCAAGCTCGTGATTAGGCTTAATGCGCTGAGGAGTTCTAGACAAACTACCTTAATATTTTTaggatagtgctattcacacacctttttataCCTCCaacattcttgttaatttttatcctttttttttttttggacagtCTATTAGTacttaaaatttattattattattaccaCGTAGTACTACAGTGTAGTGGTGTTTCTCTTCacttagtggtattcttctttacttgtaagtgagagatcttaggttcaattctcgccaaagtcgaagttgaaccacattattatgggaAGCTTATCGTAAGGTTTAACCCACTTTTTCAcctctttagtgtagatactatagtgttcaaaaaaattattattattatatatgggTAAAGATTGGGAGACACATATTTGGACACACTTTATTAGAGTCAACGccataatgtatttcaacgatcgATCTGTCTATCTTCTAGCCTTCTAGGTCCTTATGACCCATTATAAATACAAGTAAACTGCTAAATTAGTCATTGAATTATTACTCGAGTGTCAATTAAGTCCCtagctagtttttattttttttaatgttttttttggaTAAACGAATCATTTATTAAAGACTAAAACCTCTAGTACAACCAGTTGCCCGAGTGTCAAATCTAAGGGGGGGTTCAAAGCCTCAGGGGGCAACAAAAGTTCCAAAAGTGAGGATTATCAATAAAAAGGCCGACATGCGCAATAGCTTCAGCAGCAAAGTTTGCTTCTTTAAAAATACAAAGCCCGGAAATCTCAACGAATTCAGTTGCAGTCCCCATAAAGTCAGTAATGATCTGGTGGATATGCCAACGGGGCTTCCACACTCCACGTGGGAGCTGAATGATAAGCAACGAGTCCCCTTCTACCCATAACCTCTGGACACGCTTTCGCTTGGCCATAACCTCTTAACACCCTGCGGAAACAGAGCCATCGAAATTTAACTTAACATATTCTGTCAGAAAAAGTAGTCATTTTGAACTAATTAAAACCTGCGAATTAATTTCAGTACTATAACATTTGAAGCTATTCTATCAAATGATTTCCATTCATTTAAGTTACTTGACTTAACGTGACAACCTTTAGAGGATGGTAGTATTGTCCTTTTCTCTCCATAAATCCTTAATGTTGCATGCATGTAACCAATCTAGTTATCAATTTACCATTCAAAGTTAAAACCATACAtagttttttttcaacaaaaaatggtcatgctttttttttttttttgagaataaGAAAAAGGTTATACATTAAACTAAATAGAAAATGTTAAATCTACCCTTCAGAATGTATCACATACAAGTCACGTGACTTAATGTAATGAAaaaaatgcatatatataataGTTTTAAATCTTATAATAAGGATATATTAGTAGTTCTTAATGATTTTAAGAACTTATTTTTCCATAAAATACTTTAGAGACTAAAATTGTGAAGTTCAAATATTTTAGCAAATGAAATAAATgttcttggatttttttttttgtagaaaatgAAATCAATTTTCCGTAACAATATCACATGATGTCACAAATGTTTCATTGTATAATATGACCGTGCGCTGACTTATATTTAAAGTTAATAAAAAGGAATAGCTTCGTTCTCGTTTTACTATAATAAAATATGGAACAAGGGCAGGACAATTGTAAGAATATATGTATTCATCTTATATCATATATTTCATTATTTTCCTCCTTTTTGCTCCAGAATATGAGTGTATTTTGAGCGAATTGTTAGGCTAGCTTGCAGCATTATGGTcaaaatgaattaattaaaagtggtGGGATGTGTATGGTGGAATTAGTGGGATGTATAGTTACCAGAATCAATACCCTTATCTAGTAGTGCAAATCAAACGTGACCTCGGGGCGTGGCGCATATTGTTCCAGAAATAAACAACGCGCACGTTTGgttattctatttatttatttatttatttttattttttatgagaaaAGTAAGATGTTCATTTAGAAGAAAGAAAACGTACAAAAGTAAGGATAATGTGCTTATAATAGGGTTCAAAAAAATTTTGTTAGGAATTTCAACCtgattaaaagaaagaaaaaaagacgtACCGTACAAATAAACTAAGAGTTAACTATCCTCACAATCAAATTTAAATGGATGCAATTAATAGGAGGCATCTCCAACTAGTACATCCGTGATTAAATTCAGAGGTTCTTCATGCCACACCAAATCCTGAACACAACCTATTCCCGCATGAACAAGTCTATGGGCAACTTGGGTAGCCTCTCTTTTAACATGGTTAGCTGTATATGAGAAAAACCTTTAATCAATTCACGAGCATCATTAATAATAGGGCCAAGCGGAGAGCAATCCTCTCCGTGCTCGTTCATCGCAGCTATGATGATCACCGTGTCTCCTTCCATCACACATCGTTGTCCACTCAACCCAATCCACTAAGCAAAAACTGCAGTGCTACTTGCTGCACTCACCTCCACCTCCAACAAAAAATTTGTTTGGGTGGATGTTTAATATTGGGTTTAAGGCAATTGAAGGGCCATGCGTACAAAAATAAGGAAGGAAGTGGGCTGGGACAGGTATCAGCCCAAGATgtatttaaaaccatttctaaCAACTAATAGGCATCATGTCTACGTGAGAAGTGACAAGCAATAGAGAGCAGCTCaccctaaataaataaataaaaaagtatttTTCCATGGCATAGGTAGGTAATTAATAAGCAGATGATGACTCACCATGCTTTGGAAGCCATCATCAAAAGGGAAGACTTGGACAATCGGGCTAGTAAAGTCAATAAAAGCGACAAGGAGCACAAGTAAAAACTCTCtctcaaccaatcaatcaagcAACACTCAATTCTGCATTCAACAGCGAAAACCAGAAATCTTCAGTTTATTCACCCATTTTCCCTTTCTTTAGTCGCAGGTCCACTATAGAAAACTATCTTTTGTTGGTTCTTAGAAGCTCTGCTACCATTCCCTTTGTCGTAGTATCGAATCCCTTTAAGTAAACcttgtttatattttcattttccaAGACTCCAATCTTTGTAAAATACAAGGAGAAGTGTTTGCTAGAAATCAAACCTTGCCCGCCAAGGTTGTAATCATGCCCGAATCTCCTTTATTTGTACTTACATAAAGTAGATCCATTGTTTATACATCTTTCATTAGATCCTATGTCATTTTAACTACCTTTGTATTAGTTTTATCCATGATTAATCCTATCAACCAATAACTCTTGTTTCCTTGTTGTCGGCCTAAACTAATAACTAAGGAAATAACTTGAATGATCTTGATTTCCTTCATAAATGAACATATggtattataaataaaaaatcattgatCTAAAGGtaagaaaagaacttaatatAGACTTAACTCATCTATGAACAATCTTGATAAACCAAGGAGGACTTGTGGCGCAAGTAAACAATGGACTAAAACAACCAATAAAACAATCTGTTAAATAAAAAGAACAGTGAGATGCTTAGACTTATATTAactttgattgtgagcctcaaaaCCTAACAAAGACCCCACAAAGGCATCATTCAAACTAATAACAAACTTATATTGCAGAAGACCAAGCAACAAACCTTGCCCAACGGGCAAGATAACGGGATTTATGCAAGGGATAAATCTATCCTGAACACAAGATGCTGCCAAGCATTGACCTGCGAACGCGGCAACAAAATCTCCTTCCCAATTTCTCACAATCACCCCCACTCCACCGCAGTTTGGTTGTTTTGTTCAAACAAATTCACTGTACATTACCATctgttacccaaaaaaaaaaaaaaaaaatcactattACCATCCATATATACACTGTACATGCATGATGCATCAATAATTCTGCAGAAGATGATTATACAagaaacataaaattttgaGTTGCTACAATAGACCGGCTCAAGAATTCtgtaaaacaaattataatttcattaatttgcagaaaatatacaagaaacataaaattttgaGTTGCTACTATAAATCAGCTCAAGaattctataaaaataaattatatttcatagGATAAGATGGCAAAATAATAGGACAACTGAGAGTATGAGACAAGGGGTAAATACGTTCAATTaatatatattgaaaatttaGTAATTTGATGTATTCTATGTTAGGGTATTTTTAGTATTTTGTATATTAGGATTTTGTTGGTAGGATAAGAATGCTTTCTTGTTTGTTTAGGATTGGATCATTATAAACATGTCTTGTAACTCAGTAGATAGGAATAAAGTCTGGTAAGACGTAATCTTTTTGAGTTATGTATACTTTTTGATAATTATATAGTGTTCTTATTTCTTTTCagtcaataaaataatagtccAAGTTTGTAATCTATCTTTTTTCTTCTGgttctttaatttgtttacaTTCCCCATATTacatttcaaagaaaaaaaacattcccCATATCAGAACTTCATTTATTTGTAAGGTATTAATACATGAATAAGTTTATtacattataaaaataaatagaaaagactTTATATTTATGACAATTATGATCTAAGTACCAACAATTGGATATAGTTCAAAACCAACATTGCAACTCCCACCAACAACACGACCACCTCGTTTTGCACCGCAACAGTTAGGCAGTTCGCTTATTGCACCATCAATACACTTCTTACAATTAATTCCAGAGAGGTCCCTCGTGCATTGAGCAATACCATACAACGTTGTGACTGTATCGAGTTGTAGCTCACCG
This genomic stretch from Pyrus communis chromosome 2, drPyrComm1.1, whole genome shotgun sequence harbors:
- the LOC137726596 gene encoding antimicrobial ginkbilobin-2-like protein, giving the protein MFFFKSIPLGLLVLCLLHHSAIGASPLYHFCFSPENYTADSPYGDNLNSLFDLLYTKVPPTGFGLGSTGQAKNQVNGLALCRGDVSSEDCKTCVVDASKELRERCPYRKGAIIWYDHCLLKYSDVSFFGQIDSRNRFYMWNVEEVENGKVFNEKVKELLSGLSNEASEASQKLYATGEVQLDTFTTLYGIAQCTRDLSGVDCKKCLDSAISELPNCCDAKRGGRVVGGSCNVRYELYPIVNT